TGCAGTCAAGTCTGGCTCAGATCGAACTTAACAAGATCGAGGCTGGCCACCGCTCCATCTTCGTCGCGGGCTGGCGACCCTTTATTGGCTGGGTCTGTGGCTTCGCGTTGCTGTGGCACTTCATCCTGTTTGACCTGCTGACCTGGATCTCGGTCAATTTCTTCCCCCATACGACAGAATTGCCAAAGTTGTCGGGGACGGAAACACTGGTTACCGTTTTTTTGTCGCTGCTTGGCCTTGGGGCAATGCGGACGGCGGAGAAATTTGGGAGGAGGGCGAAGTAGCCGGGTTGGGCCTGTTTTGCCTTTGCGATTAGCGTTTTGGCTCTAATGTCTTGAAATATTACGTTAACTCAATCCAATTCATCCAGAACCATTACACCTGAGCCATTACAGTTGCGAAAAAGCGCAAATTCAGCTATGCATTCCACAA
The sequence above is a segment of the Pseudomonadota bacterium genome. Coding sequences within it:
- a CDS encoding 3TM-type holin, which translates into the protein MPWAERNSTTGDVYVASLWFERNTAAQTRNHLRHTVANIIDRFVETDDEKKAAEIIKAKMMMQSSLAQIELNKIEAGHRSIFVAGWRPFIGWVCGFALLWHFILFDLLTWISVNFFPHTTELPKLSGTETLVTVFLSLLGLGAMRTAEKFGRRAK